The Natrinema salaciae genome contains a region encoding:
- a CDS encoding HpcH/HpaI aldolase family protein, with translation MSQQPRGNALRETLEAGEVALGVLENTYSPTVVELYATLGVDFVWIDLEHGGPSPRDARRLEELLRAVDGTDTELLVRLPDTDPSLVRKALDAGVRNVFLPRVDSAEELEAAVRAGRFEYAGEPGQRGMASPRAGRWGLTDDYVGTEDESVVVGVTVETRSALDELDDILEIPELGFVFIGPLDLSVSLGHPGEFGHPEVEEAVETIRSAAVDADVPVGGLGFGMDDVNEKARNGYQLLNIGTTTGALQSSVTGWLDDSDEI, from the coding sequence ATGAGCCAGCAGCCGCGCGGAAACGCGCTCCGCGAGACGCTCGAGGCCGGCGAGGTCGCGCTCGGCGTCCTCGAGAACACGTACAGTCCGACGGTCGTCGAACTCTACGCGACGCTCGGCGTCGACTTCGTCTGGATCGATCTCGAACACGGCGGGCCGAGCCCGCGGGACGCGAGGCGACTCGAAGAACTCCTGCGAGCGGTCGATGGCACCGACACGGAGCTGCTGGTGCGCCTCCCGGACACCGATCCGTCGCTGGTCCGGAAGGCCCTCGACGCCGGCGTTCGGAACGTGTTCCTCCCGCGTGTCGACAGCGCCGAGGAGCTCGAGGCGGCGGTCCGGGCCGGACGGTTCGAGTACGCGGGCGAGCCCGGCCAACGCGGCATGGCGTCCCCGCGAGCGGGCCGCTGGGGACTGACCGACGACTACGTGGGCACCGAAGACGAGTCCGTCGTCGTCGGCGTCACCGTCGAGACCCGGTCGGCGCTCGACGAACTCGACGACATCCTCGAGATACCCGAACTCGGGTTCGTCTTCATCGGTCCGCTGGATCTCTCGGTCTCGCTGGGCCATCCGGGCGAATTCGGCCACCCGGAGGTCGAGGAGGCCGTCGAGACGATCCGGTCGGCCGCCGTCGACGCGGACGTTCCGGTCGGCGGGCTGGGATTCGGAATGGACGACGTCAACGAGAAGGCGCGGAACGGCTATCAGCTGCTCAACATCGGCACGACGACCGGCGCGTTGCAGTCTTCGGTCACCGGCTGGCTGGACGACTCCGACGAGATCTAG
- a CDS encoding plasmid mobilization protein — MTSKRDKQISTYVTEEEKQDIRVLAAKQGYSGVSDWLRELALEELEEAQEEGNLTKAVASTAN; from the coding sequence ATGACGAGCAAGCGCGACAAGCAGATCTCCACCTATGTTACTGAGGAGGAGAAACAGGACATTCGTGTGCTCGCGGCAAAACAGGGATATTCTGGAGTTTCTGACTGGCTTCGGGAACTTGCGCTTGAAGAACTTGAGGAGGCACAGGAAGAGGGAAACTTGACTAAAGCAGTTGCTTCGACAGCTAACTGA
- a CDS encoding NADH:flavin oxidoreductase/NADH oxidase, which produces MADVLSPLSLRDLETENRIAVSPMCQYSCEPDGLATEWHRVHLGSRAVGGAGIVMTEATAVSPEGRITPHDLGIWSDEHAAALEPIAEFVRDQGGVPAIQLAHAGHKASKERPWEGHVPIQPDGTGPSGASGWEVLSPSPDAYPPFAGDRPAMRKADVDDIRGVVDAYRAAAERSLEAGFEIAEVHAAHGYLLHEFLSPVTNRREDDYGGSFEDRTRLVREVVHAVREVWPDDQPVFVRISGTDWLDDRESWDIEQSVRLADHLADLGVDLIDVSSGGLHPEQAVPGGPNFQVPLAERVREAADVAVGAVGGVTEPEQADALVRNGRADLVLVGREFLRDPYFGLRASGDLERDPDAVARQWPVQYRRAAQR; this is translated from the coding sequence ATGGCCGACGTACTCTCTCCGTTGTCGTTGCGCGATCTCGAGACCGAGAACCGGATCGCCGTCTCGCCGATGTGCCAGTACTCCTGCGAGCCGGACGGGCTCGCCACCGAGTGGCACCGCGTCCACCTCGGGAGCCGGGCCGTCGGCGGTGCCGGCATCGTCATGACCGAGGCGACCGCCGTCTCCCCCGAGGGGCGGATCACACCCCACGACCTCGGAATCTGGAGCGACGAACACGCGGCCGCACTCGAGCCGATCGCCGAGTTCGTCCGCGACCAGGGCGGCGTCCCCGCGATCCAGCTCGCCCACGCGGGTCACAAGGCCAGCAAGGAACGGCCGTGGGAGGGCCACGTCCCGATTCAGCCGGACGGGACCGGTCCCAGCGGTGCGTCCGGCTGGGAGGTGCTCTCTCCATCGCCCGACGCCTATCCGCCGTTCGCCGGCGACCGCCCCGCGATGCGGAAGGCCGACGTGGACGACATCCGAGGCGTCGTCGACGCCTACCGCGCCGCAGCCGAGCGGTCGCTCGAGGCCGGCTTCGAGATCGCCGAGGTCCACGCGGCCCACGGCTACCTGCTCCACGAGTTCCTCTCGCCGGTCACGAACCGCCGCGAGGACGACTACGGCGGCAGCTTCGAGGATCGCACGCGGCTGGTCCGCGAGGTGGTCCACGCGGTCCGCGAGGTCTGGCCCGACGACCAGCCGGTGTTCGTCCGCATCTCCGGCACGGACTGGCTCGACGACCGCGAGTCGTGGGACATCGAGCAGTCGGTGCGGCTGGCCGACCACCTCGCCGATCTGGGCGTCGACCTGATCGACGTCAGTTCGGGCGGGCTCCACCCCGAGCAGGCGGTCCCCGGGGGGCCGAACTTCCAGGTGCCCCTCGCCGAGCGCGTTCGCGAGGCGGCCGACGTGGCCGTCGGTGCGGTCGGCGGCGTCACCGAACCGGAACAGGCCGACGCGCTGGTTCGGAACGGCCGCGCCGACCTCGTCCTCGTCGGTCGCGAGTTCCTCCGCGATCCGTACTTCGGGCTCCGGGCGTCCGGCGACCTCGAGCGCGATCCCGACGCGGTCGCGCGGCAGTGGCCCGTCCAGTACCGGCGCGCAGCCCAGCGGTAA
- a CDS encoding BtpA/SgcQ family protein — MTARTATLERFDVDRPVVGMVHLPALPGAPNFEGGRDAVRSRALDDARRLEAGGIDGIIVENFGDAPFYPEDVPTHVVAELTAIATALTDAVDVPVGINVLRNDAAAALSIAAAADAEFVRVNVHVGTAATDQGVLEGRAHETLRLRDRLETDVAILADVHVKHATPIGDSDIERAALEAIERGNADGVIVSGPGTGVETAITDVERVNGALSDRTGPAVPVFVGSGVTGDTVGDCFDAGADGVIVGTALKTDDVTTNPVSQARVADLVTAARDADSND; from the coding sequence ATGACCGCGAGGACAGCCACGCTCGAGCGGTTCGACGTCGACCGGCCGGTCGTCGGCATGGTTCACCTGCCGGCGCTCCCCGGCGCACCGAATTTCGAGGGCGGCCGCGACGCCGTCCGATCCCGCGCGCTCGATGACGCCCGCCGACTCGAGGCGGGCGGGATCGACGGGATCATCGTGGAGAACTTCGGCGACGCGCCGTTCTACCCGGAGGACGTCCCGACACACGTCGTCGCGGAGCTGACGGCGATCGCGACGGCGCTGACCGACGCCGTCGACGTCCCGGTCGGGATCAACGTCCTCCGGAACGACGCCGCCGCGGCGCTGTCGATCGCGGCGGCCGCCGACGCCGAATTCGTCCGCGTCAACGTCCACGTCGGCACCGCCGCGACCGATCAGGGAGTGCTCGAGGGGCGCGCCCACGAGACGCTCCGGCTCCGAGACCGACTCGAGACCGACGTTGCAATCCTCGCGGACGTGCACGTCAAACACGCGACGCCGATCGGCGACTCGGATATCGAACGGGCGGCACTCGAGGCGATCGAGCGCGGGAACGCTGACGGCGTCATCGTTTCTGGGCCCGGGACGGGCGTCGAAACCGCGATCACCGACGTCGAGCGAGTGAACGGAGCGCTTTCCGACCGAACCGGACCTGCCGTGCCGGTGTTCGTCGGCAGCGGGGTGACCGGCGACACGGTCGGCGACTGTTTCGACGCGGGTGCGGACGGCGTCATCGTCGGGACGGCACTCAAGACGGACGATGTCACGACGAACCCCGTTTCCCAAGCGCGTGTCGCGGACCTCGTAACGGCGGCTCGAGACGCGGATTCGAACGATTAA
- a CDS encoding site-specific integrase, whose amino-acid sequence MARTPRDRLNHEKDTVEELADVGELSIETRDALLEWADALDSRTTRRKYLDDRGREKTLEPRSIENYLQALRLCEERGLDLLECSAEEFNDFIDRQHDDRGLSKVTLMRYQSAAQTFYRYYDDLGIDPDDIHVYAERSEPRHDDRDMFTDEDVDALREACDRPRDRAFLEMLIYTGQRLTAIRTLRIKDIDLDQGVFYLNDEADGLKGAADRGRKRPLFGARKYVRDWLQYHPRKDEPDAPLFVGDPNHWKTNLDEPWSEPGVRKHLKRIGERAGVDKPVNPHNFRHYFVTVMKREYSMDTDTLRALLGVTEDSNILHTTYSHVTNDDYVRKAEEQLGYREEEASSPMTPDACPTCGELLQDHWRQCPSCGEVFGPELEQLADETDTATDDALDQVLGGSEPLSNEEREAFRTVLDAIGDPVALADEIEGSGD is encoded by the coding sequence ATGGCCCGAACCCCTCGCGATCGGCTGAACCACGAGAAGGACACAGTCGAGGAGCTGGCCGACGTCGGCGAGCTCTCGATCGAGACACGTGACGCGCTCCTCGAGTGGGCCGACGCCCTCGACAGTCGAACGACGCGCCGGAAGTACCTCGACGACCGCGGCCGAGAGAAGACCCTCGAACCACGGTCGATCGAGAACTACCTCCAGGCGCTGCGACTCTGTGAGGAGCGCGGCCTCGATCTGCTCGAGTGTTCGGCTGAGGAGTTCAACGACTTCATCGACCGACAACACGACGATCGAGGGCTGTCGAAGGTCACACTCATGCGGTACCAGTCCGCTGCCCAGACCTTCTACCGCTACTACGACGACCTCGGTATCGATCCCGACGACATCCACGTCTACGCTGAGCGCTCCGAGCCCCGGCACGACGATCGCGACATGTTCACCGACGAGGACGTCGACGCCCTTCGCGAAGCCTGTGACCGACCCCGCGATCGTGCCTTCCTCGAGATGCTCATCTACACCGGCCAGCGCCTCACCGCGATCCGGACGCTCCGGATCAAGGATATCGATCTCGACCAAGGTGTTTTCTACCTCAACGACGAGGCTGATGGGCTGAAGGGGGCGGCCGACCGTGGCCGAAAGCGGCCGCTGTTCGGTGCTCGAAAGTACGTCCGCGACTGGCTGCAGTACCACCCACGGAAGGACGAACCCGACGCCCCGCTGTTCGTCGGCGATCCGAATCACTGGAAGACGAATCTCGACGAACCGTGGAGCGAGCCCGGCGTCCGAAAGCACCTCAAGCGCATCGGCGAACGCGCTGGCGTCGACAAGCCGGTCAACCCCCACAACTTCCGGCACTACTTCGTGACCGTCATGAAGCGGGAGTACTCGATGGATACCGACACGCTCCGGGCGCTGCTCGGTGTCACCGAGGACAGCAACATCCTCCATACGACCTACTCCCACGTCACGAACGACGACTACGTCCGGAAGGCTGAGGAACAACTCGGGTACCGCGAGGAAGAGGCCTCGAGCCCGATGACACCCGATGCCTGCCCGACCTGCGGCGAACTCCTCCAGGACCACTGGCGACAGTGTCCGTCCTGTGGTGAGGTGTTCGGCCCCGAACTCGAGCAGCTGGCTGACGAAACCGACACGGCGACCGACGATGCGCTCGACCAGGTCCTCGGTGGCAGTGAACCCCTCTCGAACGAGGAGCGTGAGGCCTTCCGGACCGTTCTCGACGCTATCGGCGACCCGGTTGCGCTGGCCGACGAGATCGAGGGAAGCGGGGATTGA